A part of Numenius arquata chromosome 2, bNumArq3.hap1.1, whole genome shotgun sequence genomic DNA contains:
- the FMC1 gene encoding protein FMC1 homolog, which produces MAALGSPLQTFRGLLRELRYASGRPYRDTPAYQHIVAAFRAHRVTSEKLCRAQQELHFQAATYLCLLRSVREHTALHREYHGKGERSPEEVAGLVGFRLPQQPGGKG; this is translated from the exons ATGGCGGCGCTGGGCTCTCCGCTGCAGACCTTCCGCGGGCTCCTGCGAGAGCTCCGCTACGCCAGCGGTCGGCCCTATCGCGACACGCCTGCCTACCAGCATATCGTCGCGGCCTTCCGCGCCCACCGG GTCACCAGCGAGAAGCTGTGCCGGGCCCAGCAGGAGCTGCACTTCCAGGCCGCCACCTACCTCTGCCTGCTCCGCAGCGTGCGGGAGCACACGGCCCTCCACCGGGAGTACCACGGCAAAGGGGAGCGCTCGCCCGAGGAGGTCGCCGGCCTGGTGGGCTTCAGGTTGCCTCAGCAGCCCGGAGGGAAGGGCTAA